One Microbacterium marinum genomic window, CCACCAGCAGCAGTGCGGCCTGCCCGAGTGCGGCGATCACCTCGATGCGTCGGAATCCCCAGGTCCGCTTCGGATTAGCCGGCCGCAGCATCAGCGTCGCCGCGATCAGCGCGACCAGCAGACCGGACGCGTCGGTGATCGCGTGTGCGGTGTCCGTCAGCAGCGCCAGGCTGCCGGTGACGATGGAACCGATCGCCTGCGCGATCACGATCGTCGCCGTCAGGCCGAACGCGATCCACAGTCGTGCTCGGTGATCCCCGGGCGCTCCTGCCTCGGTAGTCGGTGCACCGTGGTTGTGACCCGCACCCATGTCCCACTCCTTACTTGGTCAGTGACCAATTTCCTTGATCGGTGACCAAGATACTACAGTGTTGGTCACTGACCAAGCTCGGAGGAGAGACCTGTGGCCGACCGACTATCCCGCCGCGACGTCATCCACGCCGCCTTGGCCCTGCTCGATCGCGGCGGGGCGGACGCCATCACCCTCCGTGGGATCGCCCGACATCTCGACGTTCACCTCAACTCGGTGTCGCTGCAGGTGGGGAGCAAAGCGCGCCTCTTCGACCTGATGGCAGACGCCATTCTCGGCGAGCTCTCCTTCGACGACCTCCCACACCCGCCGATCGACCGGGTCAAAGAGATCTTCCGCCGCTACCGCCAGGTCCTTCTGAACCACCGCGACGGCGCACATCTCGTCTCGGGTACGAGGGTCTCCGAAACCAACACCCTGCGGCTAGGGGAGGCGGTGATTGCCGCGCTGCTCGATGCCGGCGTCGACCCCGACCTCGCCGTCACCACCTTCTGGAGCCTCAACTACCTCGTGGTCGGACTCGTCCACGAAGAACAGACCACCCCCGAGGACGGCGCCCACCGCTTCGAGCAGGAACTCGCCGCACATTCGTTCCCCGCACTCACCAGCGTCCGCGATCTCTTCCTCGACGACAACGCCGCCGCACACCTTGAATTCGGCATGGACGCGCTCCTGCACCGCGCCCGCCACCTCGACTGAGCATCATCGTCAGCGGCGAGCCATCCCTCCATATGGAAGAATCTGCGTATGAATGCAGATAACGTGACATGCGGCCGCGACCCCGACAGCCTCTACGTAGAGCTCGCCGTCGAGGTCTTCGCGATGCTCGCTGACGCCACCCGCGTGCGGATCATCCTCGCGCTCGAGGGAGCCGGGGAGTTGTCCGTGAACCACATCGCCGACATCGTCGACAAGTCACCCGCCGCCGTCTCCCAGCATCTCGCCAAGCTGCGCCTGGCCCGTATGGTCACCACCCGACAAGACGGCACCCGCGTGTTCTACGCCCTCGCCGACGAACACGCGCGCCAGCTGGTCACGGACGCGATCTTCCAAGCCGAGCACTCCCTCGGTGGCGCCGCCCCGCACCACCACGCCGGAGCCGACGCCAGCCGCCCTGTGGCGCCATGATCACCGTCTTACGCAACGGCACCTACCGGGCGCTGTTCTTCGCCCAGGTCATCGCCCTTGTCGGCACCGGCCTGCTCACCGTTGCCCTCGGACTGCTCGCGTTCGAGATCGCCGGAGATGCCGCCGGATCGGTGCTCGGCACCGCGTTGACGATCAAGATGGTCGCCTACGTCGGCGTCGCACCCCTGGTTGCAGCGCTCGTGGACAGG contains:
- a CDS encoding TetR/AcrR family transcriptional regulator C-terminal domain-containing protein; translation: MADRLSRRDVIHAALALLDRGGADAITLRGIARHLDVHLNSVSLQVGSKARLFDLMADAILGELSFDDLPHPPIDRVKEIFRRYRQVLLNHRDGAHLVSGTRVSETNTLRLGEAVIAALLDAGVDPDLAVTTFWSLNYLVVGLVHEEQTTPEDGAHRFEQELAAHSFPALTSVRDLFLDDNAAAHLEFGMDALLHRARHLD
- a CDS encoding ArsR/SmtB family transcription factor; protein product: MNADNVTCGRDPDSLYVELAVEVFAMLADATRVRIILALEGAGELSVNHIADIVDKSPAAVSQHLAKLRLARMVTTRQDGTRVFYALADEHARQLVTDAIFQAEHSLGGAAPHHHAGADASRPVAP